A genomic region of Jeotgalibaca ciconiae contains the following coding sequences:
- a CDS encoding helix-turn-helix domain-containing protein, with product MAIIINIDVMLAKRKMSVTELSEKVGITMANLSILKNGKAKAIRLATLDAICKALECQPGDILEYRN from the coding sequence ATGGCAATTATAATAAATATTGATGTTATGCTCGCAAAAAGAAAAATGAGCGTAACGGAACTTTCCGAAAAAGTTGGAATCACAATGGCTAATCTCTCCATATTAAAAAACGGTAAAGCAAAAGCAATCCGCTTGGCAACTTTAGATGCTATTTGTAAAGCTCTAGAATGCCAACCCGGTGATATACTTGAATACAGAAATTAA
- a CDS encoding LacI family DNA-binding transcriptional regulator, with translation MATIKDIAKKTNLSITTVSRVLNYDPTLSVTHATKQKVFETAEKLNYTKHINKKQKRDEHLTNIAIIQWLDLKEEIEDIYYMSIRIGVERRAAELGFNLLKMTTEENGLPDDIEGILAIGKFDQNAVDEIAKLNKNVVFIGTNYPLNGFDTINGDFSQASEIALSYLIKQGHKKIGFIGAEDEKNLHGYRAYKSPSIYTFIDYLSSRDLFDESLFFFENTSEPNIQVGYKLMKKALDTLQNNLPSAFFVVNDAMALGCLNALRENNITVPDDISLISINDLSVSQFLTPALTTVKVFTEEMGEVGINTLKERIEADNSIEKRIILGTKLIERDTVKKIN, from the coding sequence ATGGCCACTATTAAAGATATCGCAAAAAAAACAAACTTATCAATTACTACTGTTTCACGTGTTTTAAATTATGATCCAACATTATCTGTTACACATGCAACAAAACAGAAAGTATTCGAAACAGCAGAAAAGTTGAACTATACAAAACATATTAATAAAAAACAAAAACGAGATGAACATTTGACAAATATCGCTATTATTCAATGGTTGGATTTAAAAGAAGAAATAGAAGATATTTATTATATGTCTATTCGAATAGGAGTAGAAAGAAGAGCAGCAGAATTGGGTTTTAATTTGCTAAAAATGACAACTGAGGAAAATGGCTTACCAGATGATATCGAAGGAATCTTAGCAATCGGAAAATTTGATCAAAATGCTGTAGACGAAATAGCTAAACTAAATAAAAATGTTGTTTTTATCGGAACCAACTATCCTTTAAATGGCTTCGATACAATTAACGGCGATTTTTCTCAAGCTTCAGAAATTGCCCTCTCCTATCTTATTAAACAAGGACATAAGAAAATAGGTTTCATTGGCGCCGAAGATGAAAAAAACTTGCATGGTTACCGTGCGTATAAGTCTCCTTCTATCTATACTTTTATTGATTATTTAAGCTCACGTGATTTATTCGACGAGTCTCTATTCTTTTTTGAAAATACTTCAGAACCCAATATTCAAGTTGGTTACAAGTTGATGAAAAAAGCTCTTGATACTTTACAAAACAATTTACCTAGCGCGTTTTTTGTAGTAAATGACGCGATGGCTTTGGGTTGTTTAAATGCGCTTCGCGAGAATAATATAACTGTACCAGACGATATCAGTCTGATTAGTATCAATGATTTATCAGTTTCTCAATTTTTAACACCTGCTTTAACGACCGTTAAAGTTTTCACGGAAGAAATGGGAGAAGTTGGCATTAATACACTTAAAGAAAGAATTGAAGCAGACAATTCGATTGAAAAAAGAATTATCCTAGGTACAAAGCTGATAGAAAGAGACACAGTAAAAAAAATTAATTAG
- a CDS encoding heparinase II/III family protein: protein MKNINTMNLIEEIKKDTEEIIEKNQVAPITVEGYQAYIENGNRLQFERQYFERRRQLVTLGLALLLDDNNLSNIRMLEKIMWEVCNEYTWALPAHLDYGGEAAYDRDSPYMVDLFSAETAQTLSELVEIHGNSFSQIVKSRVESEIERRVLKPFERKEWEWEHLENNWSAVIASCIGMTALSMLKSQQERQEKIIKRLSISFDSYFRSFENDGVCEEGIGYWIYGFGYYCYFAEKYQQNYQSDQFLSEPLLKKIAAFPFYTQIGNRSFVPFSDAENPELPSGLISFCHRYFQVPVPFLDQATSLHFDHCYRWAHLSRNLLWTGTVENEQAEGVHYFSDAEWLVANFKEEKVVFAAKGGSNNESHNHNDVGHFIFGSQEELLLTDLGAGEYTRGYFLEETRYSILNNRSLGHSVPIINGCEQIAGDHQAEKVEFTESADGFRFSMNLEGVYGKESQITDYHRKWQWVKDEKMLFLQDEIHFNRNMNNKVLQNFISHYQPLIQENKISWKGEKCQVDLFFSDKLDEARTIREEYRTHQGDIREVYRLVLSAKKLTNNYKRKYKLQVKEN from the coding sequence ATGAAGAATATTAACACAATGAATCTAATAGAAGAAATAAAAAAAGATACGGAAGAAATTATTGAAAAAAATCAAGTTGCTCCCATTACGGTGGAAGGTTACCAAGCCTATATAGAAAATGGTAATCGTTTGCAATTTGAACGGCAGTACTTTGAAAGAAGAAGACAACTCGTCACGCTTGGTTTGGCGCTATTACTTGATGATAACAATCTTTCAAATATTAGAATGCTGGAAAAGATTATGTGGGAAGTTTGTAATGAGTATACTTGGGCATTGCCGGCCCATTTAGATTATGGCGGTGAAGCAGCTTATGATCGAGATAGTCCCTATATGGTTGACCTTTTTTCGGCTGAGACAGCTCAAACGTTATCAGAATTGGTTGAGATCCATGGGAATTCATTTTCTCAAATAGTAAAGAGCAGAGTGGAAAGTGAAATTGAAAGACGCGTTTTAAAACCCTTTGAACGAAAAGAGTGGGAATGGGAACACTTGGAAAATAATTGGAGTGCAGTGATAGCGAGTTGTATTGGAATGACAGCTTTGTCGATGTTGAAGAGTCAGCAAGAAAGACAAGAAAAAATAATCAAACGATTATCTATCTCTTTTGACAGCTATTTTAGGAGTTTTGAAAATGACGGGGTTTGTGAAGAAGGGATTGGTTACTGGATATATGGATTTGGTTACTACTGCTACTTTGCTGAAAAATACCAGCAGAACTATCAAAGTGATCAATTTTTATCAGAACCATTATTAAAGAAAATAGCAGCTTTTCCTTTTTATACTCAAATCGGAAACCGTTCATTTGTTCCTTTTTCTGACGCAGAAAATCCGGAGTTGCCTAGCGGACTAATCAGTTTTTGTCATCGCTATTTTCAAGTTCCTGTTCCTTTTCTAGACCAAGCAACTTCACTTCACTTTGATCATTGTTACCGATGGGCCCACTTGTCTCGGAATCTCCTTTGGACAGGTACAGTAGAAAACGAACAAGCTGAAGGAGTTCATTATTTTTCTGATGCAGAATGGCTTGTAGCAAATTTCAAAGAAGAAAAAGTAGTCTTTGCTGCCAAAGGAGGCAGCAATAACGAGAGTCATAACCATAATGATGTAGGACATTTTATCTTTGGAAGTCAAGAAGAATTGCTTTTAACGGACTTGGGTGCAGGGGAATATACAAGAGGATACTTTTTGGAAGAGACAAGGTACAGTATCTTAAATAATCGTTCATTAGGTCATTCTGTTCCTATTATTAACGGCTGCGAACAAATCGCAGGGGATCACCAAGCTGAAAAGGTTGAGTTTACAGAATCAGCAGATGGTTTTCGATTTTCAATGAACTTAGAAGGCGTTTATGGAAAAGAATCACAGATTACTGATTATCATCGAAAATGGCAGTGGGTAAAGGATGAAAAGATGCTTTTTTTGCAGGACGAGATTCATTTTAATCGAAATATGAATAATAAAGTATTGCAAAATTTCATCAGCCATTATCAACCACTTATTCAAGAAAATAAGATTAGTTGGAAGGGAGAGAAGTGTCAAGTAGATTTGTTTTTTTCAGATAAGTTAGATGAAGCTCGGACCATTCGAGAAGAGTATCGAACGCATC
- a CDS encoding tryptophan-rich sensory protein, translating to MDTSRKSLWMKITVTISYLAMIAVNALANILPINGIQTGEVSDTYKNLFAPTGLTFSIWGVIYLLLLGFVLYQWGLFQKREESIRLMEELLQFVRIPFIISSIANAVWLFTWHYDLIGLSTVFMLIILVSLIVVSRKLTSKELTVRDWIFLKLPFSIYFGWITIATIANITTMLVSWNWNGFGLSEDIWTVMILLVGVAIGMITMFRNKDLAYGAVILWGYIGILIKHQASSGWNGQYGNVIVTLYISIALTIVAALFLIYKRRFERFK from the coding sequence ATGGATACAAGTAGAAAATCTTTATGGATGAAAATTACAGTTACAATTTCTTATCTTGCGATGATAGCTGTAAATGCTTTGGCAAACATACTACCCATCAATGGAATTCAAACGGGAGAAGTTTCCGACACCTATAAAAATCTTTTTGCGCCAACTGGTCTCACTTTTTCCATTTGGGGTGTCATTTACTTATTGTTACTAGGTTTTGTCCTTTATCAGTGGGGGCTGTTTCAAAAGAGAGAAGAGAGTATTAGATTAATGGAAGAACTCCTTCAGTTTGTAAGGATCCCATTTATCATTTCTTCCATTGCCAATGCAGTATGGTTATTTACTTGGCATTATGACTTGATAGGTCTTTCAACTGTTTTTATGCTGATTATTTTAGTGAGTTTAATCGTGGTCTCAAGAAAATTAACTTCGAAAGAATTGACTGTAAGAGATTGGATTTTCTTGAAACTTCCTTTTAGTATTTATTTTGGCTGGATAACGATTGCGACAATCGCTAATATTACTACTATGTTGGTATCGTGGAATTGGAATGGATTTGGACTTTCTGAAGACATCTGGACGGTAATGATTTTGCTTGTAGGAGTTGCAATCGGAATGATTACCATGTTTCGAAATAAAGATCTTGCATATGGAGCGGTCATTCTCTGGGGATATATAGGGATTTTGATAAAGCACCAAGCTTCTAGCGGTTGGAACGGACAATATGGCAATGTTATCGTAACCTTATATATAAGTATTGCCTTAACAATAGTAGCTGCCCTTTTTCTTATTTATAAGAGACGGTTCGAACGATTCAAATGA
- a CDS encoding DUF2264 domain-containing protein, whose translation MSSLSILPDIPFEKKGDFKKAFLEIMNPILPLYQKSRKGRLNLGGSGSVYSEDVRQIEAFLRPLWALGPYLVEDGHDELEYEYLEGIKAGTNPSSPEYWGQTHDYDQRLVEMASLANTLLLAKEKTWDRFSQEEQDHLFNWLIQINHHEIPLSNWLFFRVLVNIAMKNCGREWDEERVSKDLDIIDGCYIGNGWYYDENPSQMDYYISFAIHYYSLIYYKFMKKDDPLRSSVMKERAITFAQTFKYWFDEKGEAVPFGRSLSYRFSQCAFWTALVFADVEALPWGEIKGIISRNMQQWMKKDIFSRDGILTIGYHYPNLVMAEGYNAPGSPYWSLKSFLLLAVPDKHPFWESESLPINFKEKQKAIPEARMLISQSEDQLQAYVAGQLEQKQAHIDAKYSKFVYSTTFGVSVSKGSIYYKQGGFDNCLALSEEDTYYRSKLITDEYEIHDDYVVSVWHPWKNVRIKTTIIPIVDWHIRIHDIQNERKLHAVEGGFSVPIEDNDRITESVSGVQYQSRVGTSSMFSIEGYSKAVIQTPEPNTNLYFNRNTYPSLEVELEVGNHRLISLVGGTVLDGSTEIPQIELNGDSLELRYQGMDKTFLLDKSE comes from the coding sequence ATGTCTTCTTTATCAATATTACCTGATATTCCTTTTGAGAAAAAGGGAGATTTTAAAAAAGCATTTTTAGAAATTATGAATCCTATTTTACCACTGTATCAAAAAAGTAGAAAAGGCCGTTTAAATCTGGGAGGAAGCGGATCAGTTTATTCTGAAGATGTTCGTCAGATAGAAGCATTTTTGCGGCCGTTATGGGCTCTAGGTCCTTATTTAGTCGAGGACGGGCATGATGAACTGGAGTATGAGTATTTAGAAGGAATTAAGGCTGGAACAAATCCGTCAAGTCCAGAATATTGGGGACAAACGCATGATTATGACCAGCGTCTAGTAGAAATGGCTTCTCTGGCCAATACGCTATTATTAGCAAAAGAAAAAACGTGGGATCGATTCAGCCAGGAAGAGCAAGATCATTTATTTAATTGGTTAATTCAAATTAATCACCACGAAATTCCTTTGAGCAACTGGCTGTTTTTCAGGGTTTTAGTAAATATTGCCATGAAGAACTGTGGAAGAGAATGGGACGAAGAACGCGTAAGCAAGGATTTAGACATTATCGACGGTTGCTACATCGGTAACGGTTGGTACTACGATGAAAATCCTTCACAGATGGACTATTATATTTCGTTTGCTATTCATTATTATAGTTTGATTTATTATAAGTTTATGAAAAAAGACGATCCTTTACGATCATCGGTTATGAAAGAACGAGCGATTACCTTCGCACAAACATTTAAATATTGGTTTGATGAAAAGGGAGAGGCAGTTCCTTTTGGAAGAAGTTTATCTTATCGTTTCTCCCAATGTGCTTTTTGGACAGCTTTGGTATTTGCGGATGTTGAAGCTTTACCGTGGGGCGAAATAAAAGGTATTATCAGTCGGAATATGCAACAGTGGATGAAAAAAGATATTTTTAGCCGAGATGGAATTCTTACCATCGGTTACCATTATCCAAACCTAGTGATGGCAGAAGGATATAATGCTCCGGGTTCACCATACTGGTCATTGAAATCATTTTTATTATTAGCTGTACCTGATAAACATCCGTTTTGGGAGTCGGAAAGTTTGCCGATCAATTTTAAAGAAAAACAAAAGGCTATTCCAGAAGCAAGAATGTTGATTTCTCAGAGTGAGGACCAGTTGCAAGCGTATGTAGCGGGACAATTGGAACAAAAGCAAGCTCATATAGATGCGAAATATAGTAAGTTCGTCTATTCCACAACTTTTGGGGTAAGCGTGTCAAAAGGCTCGATTTATTATAAACAAGGTGGCTTTGACAATTGTTTAGCCTTGTCAGAAGAAGATACTTATTATCGAAGCAAATTGATTACCGATGAATATGAAATCCATGATGACTATGTAGTAAGTGTTTGGCATCCTTGGAAAAATGTTCGTATTAAAACAACCATTATTCCTATTGTGGATTGGCACATTCGGATTCACGATATTCAAAACGAAAGAAAACTACATGCTGTTGAAGGTGGTTTTTCCGTGCCGATTGAGGATAATGATCGAATTACTGAGTCTGTCAGTGGCGTTCAATATCAATCTCGAGTTGGAACATCCAGTATGTTTTCGATAGAAGGTTATTCAAAGGCGGTAATTCAAACGCCGGAACCAAACACAAATCTTTACTTTAACCGGAATACCTATCCTAGTTTAGAGGTTGAATTAGAAGTAGGCAATCATCGACTTATTAGTTTAGTAGGCGGAACTGTCTTGGATGGTTCTACTGAAATCCCACAAATAGAACTGAATGGGGATTCGTTAGAGCTTCGTTATCAAGGGATGGACAAAACATTTCTTTTGGATAAGAGTGAATGA
- a CDS encoding DUF2975 domain-containing protein, whose protein sequence is MLIKKSSTLFLKTVIFLMGFVVITLGLIGLPFVGEFITKQNHIWGYAHVPLFLGMYISMIPFFFALYQTFKLLSYIDKNHAFSKLSVQTLNKIKYSAFIFSVLYLLMMPFFYLIGETDDAPGVILIGLILIFASLVLGVFAAVLERLLQDALEIKTENDLTV, encoded by the coding sequence ATGTTAATAAAGAAAAGCTCTACTCTCTTCTTAAAAACAGTCATTTTTCTCATGGGTTTCGTTGTTATCACCTTAGGTTTGATTGGCTTACCTTTTGTAGGGGAATTTATAACAAAGCAAAATCATATATGGGGATATGCCCATGTACCCTTATTTTTAGGCATGTATATCTCTATGATCCCTTTCTTTTTCGCTCTTTATCAAACCTTTAAATTATTAAGCTACATCGATAAAAATCATGCCTTTTCCAAATTGTCTGTTCAGACATTGAATAAAATTAAATACTCAGCGTTTATTTTCAGCGTGTTATATCTACTAATGATGCCTTTTTTCTATCTTATCGGGGAAACAGATGATGCCCCCGGAGTTATTCTAATCGGATTAATCCTGATTTTCGCTTCCTTGGTCCTCGGTGTTTTTGCAGCTGTTTTAGAAAGATTACTACAAGATGCTTTAGAAATAAAAACCGAGAATGATCTAACAGTTTAG
- a CDS encoding glycoside hydrolase family 127 protein, whose protein sequence is MKPIDTSLIKITDPYVKRAQNNVVEYLLKLDANRFLFEVYKVAGLKPLTEKGYDGWERSDAINFRGHFFGHFLSACALAYHAEKKQNQKEKLLKQMQNAVAGLDAAQTYYGEEYPESRGYISAFREAALDEVEGKEIPASEKENVLVPWYNLHKILAGLLDIHKALLETDSGTSQKALKIADEFGDYIYKRMIQLADKNRMLQIEYGGMNDALYDLFEITHKKEHMIAATYFDEDDLFEQLVAGNDVLAGKHANTMIPKFIGALKRYTVLKNQPEYLSDEEKERLPLYLEAAENFWDITISGHTYCTGGNSQSEHFHEANELYHDAEIRNGDCTCETCNTHNMLKLTRNLYLLTGEEKYLDYYEKTYINAILASQHPETGMMMYFQPMGAGYNKVYNRPYDEFWCCTGTGIESFSKLADTYYFEKEERIFVNLYFSNRLKLTKNNLVIDQETDRAHTHTTLRVQALQPGITTHPLQLALRIPSWVQTAEIKIDGQLIDTKIESGFAYLSMPLSENMRIDLYLQATPKLVSAPDNPNYVAFTHGPYVLAGGLGSEGIEEDNPNGILVRVGTKNRLLADTLTINNPDWREDFIDHLELQTLPNKLLAFKVKEIEEEIILTPYYEMHDERYGIYFKLLEKDSQEAQDTIKEKKELLRQQSLVYEELHNFDENNSEYAKKLQYERSHVGNFSGQRYRQAEKEGWFSYEFKITPEKENIYLDLKFHSEDVGKQLLLQINEQKQYTITVDTFAEEGFITKRIDLDKADFKKRFIKLTFKGQEESPRLFGIKFLKDIDFSSQAELKNIEVLNGAYQQTSDPEGEYIITTDRDYAEVKFETADENGLVYLNDTLIDDTQSRKLDKTKRYKLTVYASNHISKKEYFLLVK, encoded by the coding sequence TTGAAACCTATTGATACAAGTTTGATTAAAATTACCGATCCTTATGTAAAGCGTGCACAAAATAATGTAGTGGAATATTTGTTAAAATTAGATGCAAACCGTTTCTTATTCGAAGTTTACAAAGTAGCGGGTTTAAAACCTTTGACTGAGAAGGGTTATGATGGCTGGGAACGCAGCGATGCCATTAATTTTCGCGGGCACTTTTTTGGACACTTTTTATCCGCATGTGCACTAGCATATCACGCAGAAAAAAAACAAAATCAAAAAGAAAAATTATTAAAACAAATGCAAAATGCAGTTGCTGGCTTGGATGCAGCACAGACTTATTATGGAGAGGAATATCCAGAAAGCAGGGGTTATATTTCTGCTTTCCGAGAAGCTGCTCTAGATGAAGTAGAAGGCAAAGAAATTCCAGCTAGTGAAAAAGAAAATGTGTTAGTACCATGGTATAATTTGCACAAAATTTTAGCTGGACTTTTAGACATTCACAAAGCTTTGTTAGAAACTGATTCAGGGACAAGTCAGAAAGCTTTGAAAATCGCGGATGAATTTGGTGACTATATTTATAAGCGTATGATTCAATTAGCTGATAAGAATCGCATGTTACAAATTGAATATGGCGGAATGAATGATGCGTTGTATGATTTATTCGAAATCACTCATAAAAAAGAGCACATGATAGCAGCAACTTATTTTGATGAGGATGATCTGTTTGAACAGCTGGTTGCAGGAAATGATGTGTTGGCAGGCAAGCATGCAAATACGATGATTCCCAAATTTATTGGCGCTTTGAAACGGTATACAGTCTTAAAGAATCAGCCAGAATATCTATCAGATGAAGAAAAGGAACGTTTACCTCTTTATTTAGAAGCAGCAGAAAATTTTTGGGACATTACGATCAGCGGACATACATATTGCACAGGAGGAAATAGCCAGAGCGAGCATTTCCATGAGGCAAATGAGCTATACCATGATGCTGAAATCCGTAATGGGGATTGTACTTGTGAGACTTGTAATACGCATAATATGCTGAAGCTGACTCGTAATTTGTACTTGTTGACGGGTGAAGAAAAATACTTAGATTACTATGAAAAAACATATATCAATGCGATTCTGGCTTCACAACATCCTGAAACAGGTATGATGATGTACTTTCAGCCAATGGGAGCAGGATATAATAAAGTATACAACCGCCCTTATGATGAGTTTTGGTGTTGTACAGGAACCGGAATTGAAAGTTTTTCGAAGTTAGCAGACACCTATTATTTTGAGAAAGAAGAGCGAATTTTCGTGAACCTTTATTTCTCAAATAGATTGAAACTAACAAAAAATAATTTAGTAATTGACCAGGAAACAGATCGTGCACATACTCATACGACGCTTCGTGTACAAGCCTTGCAACCGGGAATCACGACTCATCCTTTACAACTTGCGTTGCGAATCCCAAGCTGGGTACAAACAGCAGAGATTAAAATCGATGGCCAGTTGATAGATACAAAGATAGAAAGTGGTTTTGCTTACTTATCCATGCCGCTGAGTGAAAATATGAGAATAGATTTATACTTACAAGCGACACCAAAGCTGGTATCGGCACCAGATAATCCGAACTATGTGGCCTTCACCCATGGGCCGTACGTTTTGGCGGGCGGGCTAGGATCGGAAGGTATTGAAGAAGATAATCCAAATGGTATTTTGGTACGTGTTGGAACTAAAAATCGATTATTAGCAGATACTTTGACAATCAACAATCCGGATTGGCGAGAAGACTTTATCGATCATCTTGAATTGCAAACACTTCCAAATAAACTACTAGCTTTCAAAGTAAAGGAAATCGAAGAAGAGATTATCCTTACCCCATATTACGAAATGCATGATGAACGTTACGGGATTTACTTCAAACTACTAGAGAAAGATTCTCAAGAAGCACAAGACACAATCAAGGAGAAAAAAGAATTATTGCGCCAGCAGTCATTAGTCTATGAAGAACTACATAACTTTGATGAGAATAACAGCGAGTACGCGAAAAAACTGCAGTATGAAAGAAGCCATGTGGGTAATTTTTCTGGGCAACGGTACCGCCAAGCTGAAAAAGAAGGTTGGTTTAGCTATGAATTTAAAATCACGCCAGAAAAAGAAAACATTTATTTAGATTTGAAATTCCATTCAGAAGATGTTGGCAAACAATTGTTATTACAGATTAACGAACAGAAACAATATACGATCACAGTCGACACCTTTGCGGAAGAAGGCTTTATTACAAAACGCATTGACTTAGACAAAGCTGACTTTAAAAAAAGATTTATTAAGTTGACTTTCAAAGGACAAGAAGAGAGTCCGCGTTTATTTGGCATCAAGTTTTTAAAAGATATTGATTTTAGTTCTCAAGCTGAATTAAAAAATATTGAAGTGCTGAATGGAGCATATCAGCAAACAAGTGATCCTGAAGGGGAATATATAATTACAACAGATCGAGATTATGCTGAAGTAAAATTTGAAACAGCCGATGAAAACGGATTAGTTTATTTAAATGACACTTTGATCGATGACACACAAAGCCGTAAGCTGGATAAAACGAAAAGGTACAAGCTAACTGTTTACGCATCAAACCATATCTCGAAGAAGGAGTATTTCTTACTAGTAAAATAA